From a single Capsicum annuum cultivar UCD-10X-F1 chromosome 12, UCD10Xv1.1, whole genome shotgun sequence genomic region:
- the LOC124889714 gene encoding uncharacterized protein LOC124889714, translating into MGDVYVNTSSGAQVPFVTGTNAATELIKPYHPFSISPSDSPGMLLVNIAFDGKSFGGWKRAILIVLTSKNKSGFIDGSTEISESIIYSSTAKDLWTELEARFGQSSGTKLFQLQKELSDLVQGSSDVATYYTKMKRLWDELDTLDFFIPCNCACSFGVKEKNIKSKQDGRLVQFLMELNDSYYAPRGNILMISPLPFIPNAYALLMQEEKQREVQNTPKFPGESSSFIAVSRENNGQRSLAWVY; encoded by the exons ATGGGAGATGTTTATGTTAACACATCTTCTGGGGCTCAAGTTCCCTTTGTTACTGGAACTAACGCAGCCACTGAACTCATAAAACCTTATCATCCTTTCTCCATTTCGCCTTCTGATTCTCCTGGTATGTTGCTGGTTAATATAGCTTTTGATGGAAAGAGTTTTGGGGGATGGAAGAGAGCCATTCTCATAGTCTTGACTTCTAAAAACAAGTCTGGCTTTATTGATGGATCAAC AGAAATTTCTGAAAGTATTATATATTCTTCCACTGCTAAAGATCTGTGGACAGAATTAGAAGCAAGGTTTGGACAGAGTTCAGGTACCAAGCTTTTCCAACTTCAAAAGGAACTCAGTGATCTTGTGCAAGGTTCATCTGACGTTGCTACTTATTACACTAAGATGAAACGTCTTTGGGATGAACTGGACACTTTGGATTTCTTTATTCCATGCAATTGTGCTTGTTCCTTCGGTGTAAAGGAAAAGAACATTAAGTCCAAGCAAGATGGACGATTGGTTCAatttttaatggaactcaatGACTCTTATTATGCCCCTAGAGGTAATATACTTATGATTTCACCACTCCCTTTTATTCCTAATGCCTATGCATTGTTGATGCAAGAAGAGAAGCAAAGAGAGGTCCAGAATACACCAAAATTTCCTGGTGAATCTTCTTCATTCATTGCTGTCAGTCGGGAAAATAATGGACAGAGATCATTGGCTTGGgtgtattga